In a genomic window of Anoplopoma fimbria isolate UVic2021 breed Golden Eagle Sablefish chromosome 6, Afim_UVic_2022, whole genome shotgun sequence:
- the LOC129092461 gene encoding monocarboxylate transporter 9-like translates to MAPSTGVLDGGWGWVIVVVSFMAQLLAYGSPQSVGVLYPEWLHAFKEGKGMTAWVGSLVAGVGLIASPVCSACVDNFGARPVTIFSGVMVAGGLMLSAFAPNVQFLIFSYGIVVGLGCGLVFAATLTITCQYFDKRRGLALGVVTTGTSVGAFIYASAQNELIVLYGLDGCLLIIGAVALNLMACAGFMRPLNMPGYYLKQKAALERNTEEQLFEKPPLDDLKITAGSTSTTTEKTLTVKEMLINIDGKDLAVQTEKKKEGFLAGLTIMKVIKKKQQAYCKYMHSMYEILQNQDMVAFCIAVFLFSLGTFPPVLFIEDVAQSEGLIEEVSVIPLVSIGAIATCVGKLALGMLVDIKWINGIYLYAFTMFAGGVTLLLIPSTKTYLGLQILSVFLGFFSGNWSLTSYITTKIVGLDRLTQAHGILMFFGGFGIMIGPPVVGWFFDWTQSYDLAFYFSGGCVELGAIILFLLNLPCCNRKHSENDRPDVHYSSNCDKVASVA, encoded by the exons ATGGCTCCATCTACCGGGGTCCTGGACGGAGGCTGGGGATGGGTGATTGTTGTGGTCTCCTTCATGGCCCAGCTCCTGGCCTATGGATCACCCCAGTCAGTGGGCGTCCTCTACCCTGAGTGGCTGCATGCCTTCAAGGAGGGCAAAGGCATGACGGCCTGGGTGGGCTCCCTTGTGGCTGGAGTGGGACTCATAGCCA GTCCTGTCTGCAGTGCCTGTGTGGACAACTTTGGGGCTCGTCCAGTGACCATCTTCAGTGGCGTAATGGTGGCGGGCGGCCTGATGCTCAGCGCCTTTGCTCCGAATGTCCAGTTCCTCATCTTTTCCTACGGGATCGTGGTTG GCCTGGGTTGTGGTCTGGTCTTTGCTGCCACGTTGACGATCACCTGTCAATATTTTGACAAGAGACGCGGCCTTGCCCTCGGCGTTGTCACCACAG GCACAAGTGTTGGAGCGTTCATCTATGCCTCCGCTCAGAACGAGCTGATCGTGTTGTACGGCCTGGACGGCTGCCTGCTAATCATCGGGGCGGTAGCCTTGAACCTCATGGCCTGCGCGGGCTTCATGAGGCCCCTTAACATGCCAGGGTACTACCTCAAACAAAAGGCCGCCCTGGAACGCAACACAGAGGAGCAGCTTTTCGAGAAGCCCCCGCTGGATGACCTGAAGATCACAGCAGGTTCCACCTCAACCACGACAGAGAAAACTCTGACGGTGAAGGAGATGCTCATCAACATTGATGGCAAAGACTTGGCCGttcagacagagaagaagaaagagggcTTTCTGGCTGGCTTGACCATCATGAAAGTCATCAAGAAGAAGCAGCAGGCTTACTGCAAGTACATGCACTCCATGTACGAGATCCTGCAGAACCAAGACATGGTGGCCTTCTGTATTGCCGTGTTCCTGTTCAGCCTGGGGACGTTCCCTCCTGTGCTCTTTATAGAGGATGTTGCGCAGAGTGAAGGACTCATTGAAGAAGTTAGCGTCATTCCTCTGGTGTCAATAGGGGCCATTGCCACTTGTGTGGGTAAACTAGCGCTGGGTATGCTGGTGGACATCAAGTGGATTAACGGCATCTATCTGTATGCCTTCACCATGTTTGCTGGAGGTGTGACCCTGCTCCTTATCCCTAGCACTAAAACTTATCTGGGACTGCAGATCCTGTCTGTCTTCTTGGGTTTCTTCTCTGGAAACTGGTCCCTCACCTCCTACATCACCACTAAGATCGTCGGCTTGGACAGACTGACACAAGCCCACGGCATCCTCATGTTCTTCGGGGGATTTGGGATCATGATTGGACCACCTGTTGTCG GGTGGTTCTTTGACTGGACACAGTCATATGACTTGGCGTTCTACTTTAGCGGAGGCTGTGTTGAGCTGGGAGCAATCATTCTCTTTCTGCTCAACCTTCCCTGCTGTAACAGGAAGCACTCGGAGAATGACAGACCAGATGTCCATTACTCCAGCAACTGTGACAAAGTTGCCTCTGTAGCCTGA